The nucleotide sequence GTAGTCGACGCGGTCGAGCTTGATGGTCATCTGCTTGCCCTTGGCGTTGGGATTGTAGGCGCCGATCTGCTCGACGGCATCGCCATCACGGCGGGAGCGTTCCTCGGCGACGACGACGCGGTAGTGCGGTTCGTTCTTGGTGCCGACGCGGGAAAGACGGATTTTAAGGGCCATTTGATGTATCAGTTAACGTACGGGAGACGGGATTTGGTTTGGAAAAGGGTCAGAATGGACGGAACAACTTTGCCCTTGTCAAGCCCCCAGTGCCCCCGCTGAGTTCGACCCTTAACGCCTCCTATTTTATGCTTAAAGCCGGTATCGTCGGTCTCCCCAACGTGGGCAAGTCCACCCTTTTCAACGCCCTCACCCGCTCCCGCAAGGCCGAGGCCGCCAATTATCCGTTCTGCACGATCGACCCCAATGTCGGCGTGGTGATCGTCCCCGACGAGCGCGCCTACGTGCTCAAGGAGATCGCCAAGACGAATGTGGTCGTCCCCGCCGCCATCGAGTTCGTGGACATCGCCGGCCTCGTCGCCGGCGCCAGCAAGGGCGAGGGCCTGGGCAACCAGTTCCTGGCCAACATCCGCGAGGTCGACGCCATCGTGCAGGTGGTGCGCTGCTTTGAGGATTCCGACGTGGTCCACACCATGGGTGGCGTCGACCCGGTGCGTGACATCGAGGTGATCACCACCGAGCTCGTGCTGGCCGACCTCGATGCTGTGGCCAAGCGCATGACCAAGACGCAAAAGGCGGCGAAGGCCGGTGACAAGGACGCCGCCGCCGAGCTCGCCCTGCTGCTGAAGCTCGAGCCGCACCTCAACGCCGGCAAGACCGCCAATACCCTTCCTGCCACCCCCGAGGAGGTCGCGCAGATGAAGCTCATCCAGCTCCTGACGGCCAAACCTGTGCTCTTCGCCTGCAATGTCGCCGAGAGTGATCTCGCCACCGCCGAGCAAAATCCGTTCGTCCAGAAGGTCGCCGAGTACGTGCGCACCCATCACGACGCCGCCTACGTGCCGATCAGCGCCAAGATCGAGGCCGAGCTCATCGACCTCCCGCCCGAGGAAGCCAGGGCTTTCCTCAAGGACCTCGGCGTCGACGACTCCGGCGTGTCCTCCCTCATCAAGGGCACCTACGGCCTCCTCGGCCTTCAGACCTACTTCACCGCCGGCGAAAAGGAAGTTCGCTGCTGGACCATCGTGAAGGGCTGGAAAGCCCCCCAGGCCGCCGGCGTCATCCACACCGATTTCGAGAAGGGCTTCATCAAGGCTGAAATTGTCAGCTACGAGGATCTTACGCGCCTGGGCAGCGTCGCGGCCGCCCGTGAGGCCGGCAAATACCGCCTCGAGGGCAAGGAATACGTCTTCAAGGATGGCGACGTGGCCCTCTTCCGATTTAACAACTAATCGAGCTGGTCAGGCTTATACCGTGGATTACCCCGGTTAAACATAGGTACAATTACCTATGTTTACATTTGAGATTTAGCGGCCTGTGCCGATAATGGCCATAGCAGTCCCTGATTGCTGCTATGATCCGCTGTCTTTGTGCATTAAAGCAACGCCCCCTTTCAACCTGCTGGTTGCAAGGGTTGCTCCTGCTTTTAATTTTAAGCTCCTCTTTATCAGCGCAAAGCACGCTTTACTGGGACCTCAACGGCACGACCTCCGGTGCTGGCAGCACACCCACCGGGACCTGGTCATCGGCCACAAGCAATTGGAACAGCAGCTTCTGGGGCACATCTAGCACGGTCAAGTGGACCAGCGGATCCAACG is from Lacunisphaera limnophila and encodes:
- the rpsP gene encoding 30S ribosomal protein S16 yields the protein MALKIRLSRVGTKNEPHYRVVVAEERSRRDGDAVEQIGAYNPNAKGKQMTIKLDRVDYWISKGAKPTATMHSMIKRAKRAAAAAAPATA
- the ychF gene encoding redox-regulated ATPase YchF, with product MLKAGIVGLPNVGKSTLFNALTRSRKAEAANYPFCTIDPNVGVVIVPDERAYVLKEIAKTNVVVPAAIEFVDIAGLVAGASKGEGLGNQFLANIREVDAIVQVVRCFEDSDVVHTMGGVDPVRDIEVITTELVLADLDAVAKRMTKTQKAAKAGDKDAAAELALLLKLEPHLNAGKTANTLPATPEEVAQMKLIQLLTAKPVLFACNVAESDLATAEQNPFVQKVAEYVRTHHDAAYVPISAKIEAELIDLPPEEARAFLKDLGVDDSGVSSLIKGTYGLLGLQTYFTAGEKEVRCWTIVKGWKAPQAAGVIHTDFEKGFIKAEIVSYEDLTRLGSVAAAREAGKYRLEGKEYVFKDGDVALFRFNN